The segment gagagagtgagagcacaagcagggggagcggcaggcagagggagaagcaggctccccgctgagcaaggagactgacgcagggctcgatcccaggaccctgggatcatgacctgagcagaaggcagatgcttaaccgcctgagccacacaggtgccccaaccaaatgtttattgaatatgtAAGTGGTTAAAGGAACAAGTGAagggacttgcctaaggtcaccctTAGTGGAAGCTGGCCTGAAGCCCACAGGTGTCCAGCCTGCATAGCATGCAGTGAAGATGGGTCTCTCCTACCTCCTCCTCACTCACTGGCCTCAGCACTCTGCGCACCTCCTGGAGCATCTGCTCCTGGCTCTTCACCGAGCATGGGACCAGGGTGCAGACCACCACGTCCATGGAGCCATCGGCCACCTGCGACATGTTCTCTCCCGCAGCCACCACGAAGCGCTCGAACTGCAGGTGTCGGTTCTCCGCAACGCTCTTGATCAAGAACTTCTCAAAGTTTGGGGTTGGGGTCAATACAAGTCACCCTGAATCCTGGTGGGTAGAACGTGAAGTTGGCCCTGGTGCCGCAGCCTACCTCCAGCAGGGAGAGCGTCCCGGAGGGGCCCACAAAATCCTGCAGGTTGCTGAAGAGCTCGTGCTTCTTGCCTGCCATCTGCTCATTGTATATCACGGTGAACCTCTGCATGAAGTGGGGGAACCATTGTTTGCATAGCCGGCTCCACAAGCCCAGAAAGTTCAGCAGGAACGTGGGAGATGGAGATGCCAGGATGCCAAGAGCCTGCATGAGAAGGTGGGTGAGGATTGCTGGTGTGCAGGAAGGAGAGCGCAGAACCTCGGGGATGGAGGATGGGAGCAGGGTGCTGGGTGGTGGCACCACCATGGGTAATGTGAGACCCCGCAGACACCCCCACTAGCACACAGTCATCAAATGAGGGACGGATCAAGAGAGGCAGTGTCTTAAGTCCTAATCTCCTTGGGTTCTTACCAGAAAAGAGAGGATAGGAATCGTCAGGACGCTAGCAGATGTGCCAATGGTCATAGGTCACAATAACTCAACATCAGCCACAACTCCCGTTAATTGAGTCtttaagcacatttttttttaattttaagattttttaaaaaatttattcgagagagatagagacagccagcgagagagggaacacaagcagggggagtgggagaggaagaagcaggctcatagcggaggagcctgatgtggggctcgatctcataacgctgggatcacgccctgagccgaaggcagacgctcaaccgctgtgccacccaggcgccctgggtctTTAAGTACATTTGTAACGTTATCTTCTTTGCTGCTTAAAAGAACCCATGAGGTAGACACTATTAATTTCCCACTTTACAGAAGAAGCAGCTGAGTCCCATAGGGGTTAGCGAcaaggtcatgcagctaggaAGCGACAGTCCAAGTGAAACCAGATCAGCACCTGATATTGCATGGTTACCCCTGAGACCGCTGATCTCTTTTAGGGGGAGTAATTGTCGTTCAGACGGAGATCGGAGAAAGTACATGCATAGAGTGATCAGGTGTAGAGAATTTGGAAAGAACAACCCTacaaaatgtttaacaaaattaACCATTCTCATATCTGTAGAAACTTCTTTGAACTAGCCTCCTCTGCCCACCTTTGAATAACTATATCCTTGTCCATCCTTAGTTCCTTCCTGCCACACAGAGGTGTTTCTCCTCTGCACCAAGGCTGGTCCCACCTGGACCTTTAAAGCCACCTGCCCCATTAATTAGCCCCTCCCACACCCTCATATTTAACCTCTCTCCTTATGGTCTATCTCCTTTTCCTCCACCAACCCTCACACTCACGTCTCTCCATCCTATAAAAATCCTTTCCTTTAGCTTGCTTTCCATGCAAGCTAACTTCCCGCCTTGCTTTCTCTTACTGCCAAACTTCATGAGAAATCGTAGTTGGCACTCACTGTTTCCACTTCCTCGCCCCATTCGAACCTCTGCCCGCTGACATGTGGCTTGGGCCCCCACAGCTCCAGTGAAATGCCTGTAGACAAATGGGAAGgcggtcagagggagaggagaaagagaaggtgacAGGATTAAGAAGTAGTGACCCGTGAATGGAATGCTCTATCTGAGGTGTTGAGGGAGGCTGGTATCCTGGTGCACAGTCTGTCCTTAGAGCCtggaggggggaagagaaaggggggtGGAGAGGTAagtttgggtgggggagggaaggtaAGGAGTTTTTACCAGACAGCCTGATCTCAGTGAGGAAGAATGCTGTGTTACTGTTGTTGAGGctgagggtgagggtggagggggtggggtggagcacAGGGAAAGAGTTGAGAAGCTTTGCCATGGCAACTAGGAGGGTTGGAAAGCTTGTTgaccaaaggcagagagaggtgcCCAGTAGCAGAGAGGGTGCAGCTGAACCTGGGGACTGGAAACGGGGGGTGACATCTTGAGGGTATGGTCTTCACCGAGGCTCTGCAGTTTGGAGGTCAAGCAGAACTCAGCATTTAGGCTGAGCCAGGCTGGGGCTTTGTCCAGGTGGAGGACACTGAAGGGTAAGAGCTCAGAGATGAGGGGTCTGAGTTGTCCAAGCTGGAAAGAAGGTCAGAAGGAGGGTAGAAAACAGAATAGCGGGGTTCAGGTCTGGGGATGCTGGTGTGGCTGAAGAAGCCATCCGCTGAGTGGGACAGTTACAACCGGTCCCACTGTGTGAGACCAGAGTTTGACACTCAGGAGATGGAGTAGATAAGGTTCCAGAGTGTGGCCATGGGCAGGGACAAGAGGGAAAGGATGGATGTGAATGTCACTGGAATTGAGGAGTTAAGGAACGGTCAGGCTAAGATGCTGGGCGGGTTATCTGCCTGGAGAGTAGGGGGTGCCAGGCTGGAGAGGAGCCCCCAGAGAACTAGGTGTCAGAGTCCCTGGTGAGTGTGAGGGAGTGGCCAGGAGGTCAGGAGGTGACTGTGGGGCCAGCAGGGAGCAGCCACGGGGGGGGGGTGCACGTGGTGTAGTTGGATGGCGTAAGCCTCTTGGGTTTTAAAAAACAGCAGTGATTTGTGCAATCAATATATAAAGGCAAAAACTCAATCAGCAtagaaaggattttattttagctttttttccaTAAATAGCACCCCTTGAatgtatgtaactttttttttaaagattttatttatttatttgacagagagcataaacagggggagtggcaggcagagggagagggagaagcaggctccccactgagcagggagcctgatgcaggactcgatcccacaaccctgaatcatgacctgagctgaaggcagacgcttaaccgactgagtgacccaggcatcCTGAATGCATGTAACTTAATCCACTTAATCTCCTTCCACTAATGGGCATTTGTGTCATTGCCTGGTTTTcaccaatggaaaagaatgacAGCAGAAGCCACATGTGTGCATTTTGGGTGAGAGCACCTGTGGGATAAGTTCCTGGCAGTGAAGTACTTCGTCAAGGACAAGGGTATTCATTTCGTTTTGTTTATTGAAGGAAGGGTAAATGACTTTAATTTTGAGAGCTATGCCAACCAGCCCTCCAATGAGGATGTGCCAGTGGACGGTCCCATGAACAAGGGGCAAGACCCATACACTTGCCATCAGTTAGCAAGCTTTGTAGGCTGACAGTGTGATGGGTGACAATGGCCTTTCATTGTTCttgttgtatttcttctttttttttaaaaaaaagatttatttatttatttgcgagagagagagaacatgcaagcaagggaggggcagagggagagggagacagaatcctcaggcagactccctgctgagcattgAGCCTAATGTGACTccggctcaatcccaccaccctgagatcatgacctgagctgaaccaagagttggacgcttaactgactcagccacccatgcaccccttgttgtatttctttgagagaagctgagcatttttttcccatatttgctatttgatattctttttctttttttgtgagcCATCTAGTGGCTCCAACtgcccaagttcaaatcctgaATTTTCGACATcttagccgtgtgaccttgggccattTACTTAAATTTGTTGtgcctctgtctcctttcttAGGATGGGGATGGTCACACTGCGCCGAGGGGCTGTGGTGGGAGCTGCCTGGGCTCACAGGGGCAGGTGTGCTTAGGACAGGGCCGGGCACCTGCAGAGTAAGAACTCTGGAAACACTGCTAGCCCTTATTATCCCCGTCTGTTGCCCACTTTCCTTCTGCATCGTTTGTCTTTTGCTTACAGGTTCGTGTATTCAGGAAAGCAGCCTGCTGGCTGTCATTCATGTTGCTTTCTTGTCTTTCATtatttgacataaaaaaaaaagtatcacattCCATGCAGAAATATGAAATGCTTTTTGTTATGATTATAAACATTTGAATTCTAAGATACTGAAAACAAAtcatgcctttttttcttctttaggaaaCAGAGGCTGTGTTTTCAGGGCATGGACAATGAGTCATGTCTCTGAAGTGTAGTGGGGAGCCAAAGAATGTCTCCCCCAGCTCTCCGGACGGGAGCAGCCCGTTCCTCCCAAGGGCTGCAGGACCACTGTGTCTTCGCAGGCTTCGTGAGGCCAGGCAGCTTGCTGGATCCTTGCTAGGGGTCCAGAGGGCATGGTGGAAAGCCAGGCTGGGAGCCAGAGGGCCACGGAACCTgtgcttggtgtgtgtgtgtgtgtgtgtgtgtgtgtgtgtgtgtgtgtgtgacagaataCTACAGAGATAGGGGTGAGCCTCTGGGCAGGAAGGGGACAACTAGGAAAGGCGTTGAGGATTATCTTATCAGAGGATTCTGCCCAGAATGCCTTATGGGGATCTCTGTGAGGCCAGCAGAGGTGGGCTGGGGTGGCAGATGGAGTTTAGATGACCCACTGTGCCCAGCACCCCGCAGGCAGGAATGCGATCCGCTGCCTCTCTCCGTGGCGGTGTCGACAGCTCCTCGCGAAGCCCTCCAGAGGGTGTCCATGTGTGTGGCCTGGCACTGAGTGGGCCCCCAGTCTTGGCTGGTAGATGCAGAGACAGGAGGAGACGGGTGGGCAGGGCCAGAGCTGCCAGGAATGCttcagggaggggatggggaggctgAGGGGTGGATACTGGGCAGGCCCTGGAACGGGGAAATGCCACTCAAGGGGGGGCTGAGGCCTGGCAAGCCTGAAGACCTTTTCTTCTTTGCGATGTCCTTCCAGCACCCCCTCCTCATGGAACTCAGGGATTTCTTCTCTGGTGAAGAGAC is part of the Ailuropoda melanoleuca isolate Jingjing chromosome 16, ASM200744v2, whole genome shotgun sequence genome and harbors:
- the LOC100481601 gene encoding LOW QUALITY PROTEIN: methyltransferase-like protein 7A (The sequence of the model RefSeq protein was modified relative to this genomic sequence to represent the inferred CDS: deleted 1 base in 1 codon); the encoded protein is MAKLLNSFPVLHPTPSTLTLSLNNSNTAFFLTEIRLSGISLELWGPKPHVSGQRFEWGEEVETALGILASPSPTFLLNFLGLWSRLCKQWFPHFMQRFTVIYNEQMAGKKHELFSNLQDFVGPSGTLSLLEVGCGTRANFTFYPPGFRVTCIDPNPNFEKFLIKSVAENRHLQFERFVVAAGENMSQVADGSMDVVVCTLVPCSVKSQEQMLQEVRRVLRPVSEEEVGETHLHCMLCRLDTCGLQASFH